From the genome of Campylobacter concisus, one region includes:
- the rho gene encoding transcription termination factor Rho: MENNQTEQSAAQNTKTTKKHQASRTHIPVDGHKIEELRTLSLDELVQIANSVGVENPREFRRQDLIFEILKTQTKQGGFILFTGILEITNEGYGFLRAVDANLSDSSNDAYVSNSQIRKFALRVGDIITGQVREPKDQEKYYALLKIEAVNYMPLADAKERPLFDNLTPLFPTEKLNLEYDPMKLTGRVLDLFTPIGKGQRGLIVAPPRSGKTELMKELAHGIAKNHPEAQLMVLLVDERPEEVTDMQRCVKGEVFSSTFDLPALNHVRVAELVIEKAKRLVEMGKDVIILLDSITRLARAYNTVTPPSGKVLTGGVDANALHKPKRFFGAARNIENGGSLTIIATALIDTGSRMDEVIFEEFKGTGNSEIVLDRNISDRRIYPAINVLKSGTRKEELLQKPDELQKIWAIRSAIATMDDVEALKFLYAKMLKTKDNKELLSILNE; this comes from the coding sequence ATGGAAAACAACCAAACCGAGCAAAGTGCTGCTCAAAACACAAAAACTACAAAAAAACATCAAGCATCAAGAACACACATACCAGTAGACGGACACAAAATCGAAGAGCTAAGAACGCTTAGTTTAGATGAGCTAGTGCAGATCGCAAATAGCGTTGGCGTCGAAAATCCACGCGAATTTCGTAGGCAGGACTTGATATTTGAGATACTAAAAACCCAGACAAAACAAGGCGGCTTTATACTATTTACTGGAATTTTAGAGATCACAAACGAGGGTTATGGCTTTTTAAGGGCTGTTGATGCAAATTTAAGCGACAGCTCTAACGATGCTTACGTCTCAAACTCACAGATCCGCAAATTTGCACTTCGTGTGGGCGACATCATCACCGGCCAAGTAAGAGAGCCAAAAGATCAAGAAAAATACTACGCTCTTTTAAAGATCGAGGCAGTAAACTACATGCCTCTAGCAGATGCAAAAGAGAGGCCACTCTTTGACAACCTAACCCCACTTTTCCCAACTGAAAAGCTAAATTTAGAGTATGATCCGATGAAGCTAACGGGCCGCGTACTTGACCTTTTCACGCCTATTGGTAAGGGTCAGCGTGGTCTCATCGTCGCACCTCCAAGAAGCGGTAAAACTGAGCTTATGAAAGAGTTAGCTCACGGCATCGCTAAAAATCACCCAGAAGCCCAGTTAATGGTGCTTCTAGTCGATGAGAGACCAGAAGAAGTTACCGATATGCAGCGCTGCGTAAAAGGCGAGGTTTTTAGCTCGACATTTGACCTGCCAGCGCTTAATCATGTCCGCGTAGCAGAGCTTGTCATAGAAAAGGCAAAACGTCTAGTTGAGATGGGCAAAGACGTCATTATATTGCTTGATAGCATAACCCGTCTAGCACGCGCCTACAACACAGTAACCCCACCAAGCGGCAAGGTACTAACTGGTGGCGTGGATGCTAACGCGCTTCACAAGCCAAAACGCTTCTTTGGTGCAGCCAGAAACATCGAAAATGGCGGCTCTCTAACCATCATCGCAACTGCGCTAATCGACACTGGCTCACGCATGGATGAAGTAATATTTGAAGAGTTTAAAGGCACTGGAAACAGCGAGATCGTACTTGACCGCAATATCTCTGACCGCAGAATTTACCCAGCTATCAACGTACTAAAATCAGGTACCAGAAAAGAAGAACTACTTCAAAAACCTGACGAGCTTCAAAAAATTTGGGCTATCCGCTCTGCGATTGCGACAATGGATGATGTTGAAGCGCTTAAATTCTTATACGCAAAAATGCTAAAAACAAAAGACAACAAAGAGCTTCTCTCTATCCTAAACGAGTAA
- a CDS encoding transcriptional regulator, with product MAKMTKRDMAYHLDVDVATLYNWRKHKPNLYRIVMLGFKFDELIEQSKKTCNELCEYENLINQDIEKFSK from the coding sequence GTGGCTAAGATGACAAAACGTGATATGGCTTATCATTTAGACGTTGATGTCGCGACGCTTTACAACTGGCGAAAACACAAGCCCAACCTTTATCGTATTGTGATGCTTGGATTTAAATTTGATGAGCTTATAGAGCAGAGCAAAAAGACTTGTAATGAGCTTTGCGAATATGAAAATTTGATCAATCAAGACATAGAAAAATTTAGTAAATAA
- a CDS encoding outer membrane beta-barrel protein, with amino-acid sequence MKNVVLKVALGLSLASATALAQGAFIGIEGDYSFNSKLTAKSDNDTTKVKKAQPGIGLKAGYDFDSFRVYGAYIYDFQAKKSLGDEDGTVIKWSTHKFIVGADYTPELTKDIKLVLGGYTGYSKLKMDVFDIHDGSEKANTNGWILGARIGVEYSINENNAVEFGVKADRTKYSSIAKYDNAKIKETNVGLYLGYTYKF; translated from the coding sequence ATGAAAAATGTAGTTTTAAAAGTTGCTTTAGGCTTAAGTCTGGCTAGCGCTACTGCTTTAGCACAAGGAGCGTTCATTGGGATCGAAGGAGATTACTCTTTTAATTCAAAATTAACAGCAAAAAGCGATAATGACACAACAAAAGTCAAAAAAGCTCAACCAGGTATCGGACTAAAAGCTGGCTATGATTTTGATAGTTTTAGAGTTTATGGAGCTTACATTTACGACTTTCAAGCAAAGAAATCACTTGGCGATGAAGACGGTACAGTAATAAAATGGAGTACACATAAATTTATAGTAGGCGCAGATTATACACCAGAATTGACAAAGGACATAAAACTAGTTCTTGGTGGCTACACTGGCTACTCAAAGCTCAAAATGGATGTATTTGATATTCATGATGGCTCGGAAAAAGCTAATACAAATGGCTGGATACTAGGTGCAAGAATTGGTGTTGAATACTCTATCAACGAAAACAATGCAGTTGAGTTTGGTGTAAAAGCAGATAGAACAAAATATAGCTCTATAGCAAAATATGATAATGCAAAAATAAAAGAGACGAATGTAGGTCTTTATTTGGGATATACATATAAATTTTAA
- a CDS encoding GNAT family N-acetyltransferase — protein MKFQIRKATIDDIDVICELVRELASYENLSDQVTFTNEIFADSIFNKNHAKALICESKGRAIGYAIYFYTFSTFLGLGGIYLEDIYVKKEFRNQGIGKAFFKFLAQICKDENLKRLEWCCLNWNEPSIKFYESMGATNQSLEWRNYRLDGENLEKLLNL, from the coding sequence ATGAAATTTCAAATAAGAAAAGCGACTATTGACGATATAGACGTGATATGCGAGCTTGTAAGAGAGCTTGCAAGCTATGAGAATTTAAGTGATCAAGTCACTTTTACAAATGAAATTTTTGCAGACTCTATCTTTAATAAAAATCATGCAAAGGCCCTTATCTGCGAGAGTAAGGGCAGGGCTATTGGCTATGCTATCTATTTTTACACATTTTCTACATTTTTAGGGCTTGGCGGGATCTATCTTGAGGACATTTACGTCAAAAAAGAGTTTAGAAATCAAGGCATCGGTAAGGCATTTTTTAAATTTTTAGCTCAAATTTGCAAGGATGAAAATTTAAAAAGGCTTGAGTGGTGCTGCCTAAACTGGAATGAGCCAAGCATTAAATTTTATGAAAGCATGGGTGCTACAAATCAATCTCTTGAGTGGAGAAACTACCGCTTAGACGGCGAAAATTTAGAAAAACTTTTAAATTTATAG
- the nusA gene encoding transcription termination factor NusA, protein MERISDIIESIANEKNLEIEDVKERVIRALINTAKRVYGENYEYDVSIDANKNLKLYQKISIVANDDERLAEDNEHFLSLKEAKKIDNGVEIGDELTYELSLDNLGRTAAQTLHKELEYHIQRLVEEKILQKYNEMSGHMVFGPVIRVDNDENTFIEIDELRAILPRKNRIKGEKFKVGDVVKAVIRKVFTDKNLGIKVELSRTSPKFLEALLTSEVPEIKDGGIIIQGSARIPGERAKVALISTTPNIDPVGATVGTKGVRINAVSKELHGESIDAIEYTTEPAILVARAMAPAIITSVKIEENKAIVRLASEQKSKAIGKNGINIRLASMLTGYEIELNELGSKTSSNAKNNEPIKDLKALFGDN, encoded by the coding sequence ATGGAAAGAATTTCAGATATCATCGAGTCAATTGCAAATGAAAAAAATTTAGAGATAGAAGATGTAAAAGAGCGTGTTATAAGAGCCTTGATAAATACTGCAAAAAGAGTTTATGGCGAAAATTATGAGTATGACGTGAGCATCGATGCAAATAAAAATTTAAAGCTTTATCAAAAAATTTCAATCGTAGCAAACGATGATGAGAGACTTGCTGAAGACAATGAGCACTTTTTAAGCTTAAAAGAGGCTAAAAAGATAGATAACGGTGTAGAGATCGGAGATGAGCTCACATACGAGCTAAGCCTTGATAACCTTGGAAGAACCGCAGCCCAAACGCTTCATAAGGAGCTTGAGTATCATATCCAGCGCCTAGTAGAAGAGAAAATTTTACAAAAATATAATGAGATGAGCGGCCACATGGTCTTTGGACCAGTTATTAGAGTCGATAATGACGAAAACACTTTTATCGAGATTGACGAGCTTCGTGCCATCTTGCCACGCAAAAACCGCATAAAAGGCGAGAAATTTAAAGTGGGCGATGTGGTAAAAGCAGTCATTAGAAAAGTTTTTACAGATAAAAATTTAGGCATAAAGGTCGAGCTTTCAAGGACTTCGCCAAAATTTCTTGAAGCACTGCTAACTTCAGAAGTGCCTGAGATAAAAGATGGTGGCATCATCATTCAAGGAAGTGCGAGAATTCCTGGCGAAAGGGCTAAAGTAGCACTCATCTCAACCACTCCAAACATCGATCCAGTTGGTGCAACGGTCGGCACAAAGGGCGTTAGGATAAATGCCGTAAGCAAAGAGCTTCATGGTGAGAGTATCGATGCGATCGAATACACCACTGAACCAGCGATCTTGGTGGCTCGCGCTATGGCACCTGCGATCATCACATCTGTAAAGATCGAAGAAAATAAGGCGATCGTGAGACTTGCAAGCGAACAAAAGAGTAAGGCGATCGGCAAAAACGGCATAAATATCCGCCTAGCAAGCATGCTAACTGGCTATGAGATCGAGCTAAATGAGCTTGGCTCAAAAACTAGTAGCAATGCAAAAAATAATGAGCCAATCAAAGACTTAAAAGCACTTTTTGGTGATAACTAA
- a CDS encoding HP0268 family nuclease produces MELKLARAELDAKPKTISLEKIEAVVEKEGQKIFYFDKENTHKQLIALVEHFEEKGLSVYHRTVKYGLDDSDYMYEVHIL; encoded by the coding sequence ATGGAGCTAAAACTTGCAAGAGCCGAATTAGACGCAAAGCCAAAAACGATTTCACTAGAAAAAATAGAGGCAGTTGTCGAAAAAGAGGGTCAGAAAATTTTCTATTTTGATAAAGAAAACACACACAAACAACTAATCGCCTTAGTCGAGCATTTTGAAGAAAAAGGGCTAAGCGTCTATCACAGAACTGTAAAATACGGACTTGATGATAGCGACTACATGTATGAAGTGCATATACTTTAA
- the miaB gene encoding tRNA (N6-isopentenyl adenosine(37)-C2)-methylthiotransferase MiaB, which yields MSKKLFIQTLGCAMNVRDSEHIIAELSQKEDYSLTQNIEEADLILINTCSVREKPVHKLFSEVGAFEKAKKRGAKIGVCGCTASHLGSEIFKRAPYVDFVLGARNVSKITKAVNTPKFISTDINHDESEYAFGEFRGSPYKSHINISIGCDKKCTYCIVPHTRGDEISIPSSLILKEVEKAAKSGAKEIFLLGQNVNNYGKRFSGVQENIDFSDLLVKISEIEGVERIRFTSPHPLHMDDKFLEIFTNNPKICKSMHMPLQSGNTKVLREMKRGYTKEWFLDRALRLRKMCPDVSISTDIIVAFPGESDSEFEDTMDVLEQVRFEQIFSFKYSPRPLTKAATFTNQIDDKTASERLTRLQNRHNEILDEIVAVQKDKIFDVYFEELRANGGVAGRSFNNFLVQVDGSEELLGTTQKIKITNPKRMVLYGELQI from the coding sequence ATGAGTAAAAAACTCTTTATCCAAACTCTAGGCTGTGCTATGAATGTTCGTGACAGCGAGCATATCATAGCTGAGCTCTCACAAAAAGAAGACTACTCCTTAACACAAAATATAGAAGAAGCTGATTTAATCCTTATAAATACCTGCTCGGTTCGTGAAAAGCCAGTTCATAAGCTCTTTAGCGAGGTCGGAGCCTTTGAAAAAGCCAAAAAAAGAGGTGCTAAAATAGGCGTTTGTGGCTGTACTGCAAGCCATTTGGGTAGTGAAATTTTTAAGCGCGCACCTTATGTTGATTTTGTTCTTGGCGCAAGAAATGTCAGCAAGATCACAAAGGCGGTAAATACGCCTAAATTTATCTCAACCGACATAAATCATGACGAGAGTGAATACGCATTTGGCGAATTTAGAGGCTCGCCATACAAAAGCCACATCAATATCTCGATCGGCTGCGACAAAAAGTGCACCTATTGCATCGTCCCACACACTAGAGGCGATGAAATTTCTATCCCTTCAAGCCTAATCTTAAAAGAGGTAGAAAAGGCTGCAAAAAGCGGTGCAAAAGAGATATTTTTACTAGGGCAAAATGTCAATAACTACGGTAAAAGATTTTCAGGCGTGCAAGAAAATATCGATTTTAGCGACCTGCTAGTAAAGATAAGTGAGATAGAGGGCGTTGAAAGGATAAGATTTACAAGCCCACACCCACTTCATATGGATGATAAATTTCTTGAAATTTTCACTAATAACCCAAAAATTTGCAAGTCAATGCACATGCCACTTCAAAGCGGAAACACCAAAGTCTTACGCGAAATGAAGCGCGGATATACAAAAGAGTGGTTTTTAGACCGCGCATTAAGACTTAGAAAGATGTGCCCAGACGTGAGCATCTCAACTGATATCATCGTCGCATTTCCAGGCGAGAGCGATAGCGAGTTTGAAGACACGATGGACGTGCTTGAACAAGTTAGATTTGAGCAAATTTTTAGCTTTAAGTATTCGCCTCGTCCGCTTACAAAGGCAGCTACTTTCACAAATCAAATAGATGATAAAACCGCTTCAGAAAGGCTTACTCGCCTACAAAATCGCCACAATGAAATTTTAGACGAGATCGTGGCGGTACAAAAAGATAAAATTTTTGATGTATATTTTGAAGAGCTAAGAGCAAACGGCGGCGTTGCTGGGCGAAGTTTTAATAACTTTTTAGTTCAAGTCGATGGTAGCGAAGAGCTTCTTGGCACTACACAAAAAATCAAGATCACAAACCCAAAACGAATGGTTTTGTATGGCGAGCTGCAAATTTAA
- a CDS encoding lysophospholipid acyltransferase family protein — MASCKFKNVFEKVALSIGVFFIYILMWLIFLTCKKSYTPNFLPQNGCVVVFWHGRLSFMSFAYRQWWSRQNRKQGKVIISDHKDGELITRIIKFFGIDTIRGSSSKGGARALIEALREIKQGHDVIITPDGPRGPRHSVADGAVVIAQKSSCEIYALNFEARSFWEFKSWDKMILPKPFSTINFSLSAPFSVANLEQKEAKEKIQNELWQASQNDGGKSVEQNQEDFRANLKIWWKKYAHKNPQIRDEIKEILDEIYEK, encoded by the coding sequence ATGGCGAGCTGCAAATTTAAAAACGTCTTTGAAAAGGTTGCCCTAAGCATTGGCGTCTTTTTCATCTACATTTTGATGTGGCTCATTTTTCTAACCTGCAAAAAGAGCTACACTCCAAATTTCTTACCACAAAATGGCTGCGTCGTCGTCTTTTGGCACGGCAGACTTAGCTTTATGAGCTTTGCTTACAGGCAGTGGTGGAGCAGACAAAATAGAAAACAAGGCAAAGTGATAATCAGCGACCACAAAGATGGCGAGCTAATCACCAGAATAATCAAATTTTTTGGCATCGACACCATTAGAGGCAGCAGCTCAAAAGGCGGTGCAAGGGCACTTATAGAAGCTCTAAGAGAGATAAAGCAAGGCCACGACGTCATCATCACGCCAGATGGCCCACGCGGACCAAGACATAGCGTGGCAGACGGAGCTGTGGTGATCGCGCAAAAGTCATCTTGCGAAATTTATGCTCTAAACTTTGAAGCAAGATCGTTTTGGGAGTTTAAAAGCTGGGACAAGATGATACTTCCAAAGCCATTTTCAACTATAAATTTTAGCCTCTCAGCTCCTTTTAGTGTGGCAAATTTAGAGCAAAAAGAGGCAAAAGAGAAGATACAAAATGAGCTTTGGCAAGCCTCGCAAAACGACGGTGGTAAGAGCGTGGAGCAAAACCAAGAGGACTTTAGAGCAAATTTAAAAATTTGGTGGAAAAAGTATGCGCATAAAAATCCGCAAATAAGAGACGAGATAAAAGAAATTTTGGATGAAATTTATGAAAAATAA
- a CDS encoding tetratricopeptide repeat protein has translation MKKVLNFSLVLAMGFMLSGCWSWQKMVSFGFWQSDEEARVERLELEKEKMVQNCESGNSIDCNNLAVNFSNEKDFVKAKGYYEKACNAGLATACSNLGQIYEQGLIDEQKDMEKALKLYKLACDSGDGVGCYNEAMGLKSYIESENLKTHKIDRAKAESRVLRLLAKSCELEYAQSCFLLAKLSGDETKADVLYKRACQLGKCVEKKQY, from the coding sequence GTGAAAAAGGTCTTAAATTTTAGTCTTGTTTTGGCCATGGGCTTTATGCTTAGTGGTTGCTGGTCGTGGCAAAAGATGGTAAGCTTTGGCTTTTGGCAAAGTGATGAAGAGGCTAGGGTGGAGCGTCTGGAGCTAGAAAAAGAGAAGATGGTACAAAACTGCGAGAGCGGAAATAGCATCGACTGTAACAATTTAGCTGTAAATTTTAGCAATGAAAAAGACTTCGTAAAGGCAAAAGGCTACTACGAAAAAGCTTGTAATGCTGGGCTTGCGACGGCTTGTTCAAATTTAGGCCAAATTTATGAGCAAGGGCTGATTGATGAGCAAAAAGATATGGAAAAAGCTCTAAAGCTTTATAAACTAGCTTGTGATAGCGGCGACGGCGTTGGCTGCTATAATGAGGCTATGGGGCTAAAATCCTACATAGAAAGCGAAAATTTAAAGACTCATAAGATAGATAGAGCTAAGGCTGAGTCTAGAGTGCTAAGGCTTTTGGCAAAGAGTTGCGAACTTGAGTATGCTCAGTCGTGCTTTTTGCTTGCAAAGCTAAGCGGCGATGAAACAAAGGCAGACGTACTTTACAAAAGAGCCTGCCAACTTGGCAAATGTGTGGAGAAAAAGCAATACTAG
- a CDS encoding tetratricopeptide repeat protein: MKKDLLLLLALFFTGCLNVIGVGQKQDDSWQQPKDEKIVQNKEQISRNAIEILIPKCEEGDAEACNDLGVNYELLKEYENALTNYKKACDAKVQVGCANLGTLYELGLGVKKNPKKAILIYKESCNGGGMQACYHLGNAYRKGEIVKRDYYLAMQAYTNACNAGDLPSCANIGAMYELGLGVNKDEKRAYGIYKVACFRGLSKACPQMKRLGTKLGM; encoded by the coding sequence ATGAAAAAAGATTTATTGCTTTTATTGGCTTTATTTTTCACTGGCTGCTTAAATGTGATTGGTGTAGGACAAAAACAAGATGATTCGTGGCAGCAACCAAAGGATGAAAAAATAGTGCAAAATAAAGAGCAAATTTCAAGAAATGCGATCGAAATTTTAATACCAAAATGCGAAGAAGGCGATGCGGAAGCTTGCAACGATTTGGGTGTAAATTACGAGCTTTTAAAAGAATATGAAAATGCTTTAACAAATTATAAAAAAGCTTGCGATGCTAAAGTACAAGTCGGTTGTGCAAATTTGGGCACTCTTTATGAGCTTGGACTCGGAGTTAAAAAAAATCCAAAAAAAGCAATTTTAATTTATAAAGAAAGTTGCAATGGCGGAGGCATGCAAGCTTGCTATCATTTAGGCAATGCTTATAGAAAAGGTGAAATCGTTAAGCGAGATTATTACTTAGCAATGCAAGCTTATACAAATGCATGCAATGCTGGCGATTTGCCAAGTTGTGCTAATATCGGTGCGATGTACGAGCTTGGTCTTGGTGTCAATAAAGATGAAAAAAGGGCTTATGGAATTTATAAAGTCGCTTGCTTTCGTGGGCTAAGCAAGGCATGCCCTCAGATGAAAAGACTAGGCACAAAGCTGGGAATGTAA
- a CDS encoding dihydrolipoyl dehydrogenase family protein, with protein sequence MKYDIVIIGFGKAGKTLAVKAAALGKKVALVERSPKMYGGTCINVGCIPTKRLITAAKEAKFVNNSVESEYYTLSVENKNKLISALNAKNYAMLNDKENIDVIDGVGSFASKNSILVTTPSGEKKLIEGDFIIINSGSKDTDAPFEVVNSNVFSSQTLLDLKNLPKHFVIIGSGFIGIEFASMFANFGSKVTIIGRSKLLKNEDDDIANSVKEALRVQGVEILEGCEIECIKENVLNFKQNGEQRCLRADAFLIALGRVANVDDLNLKAAGVELNEKGFIKTNENLQTNMPNIYAVGDVRGGELFTYTSLDDFRIVYSQIFGDKKRNTKNRSIHANVLFTDTPLARVGVNAKEASKLGLNFKELKLSMATVPGAKVLNHDVGMLKAIVDAQSGEILGVSFHCIYANELINEIAIAMNLKANANFFKNQIFTHPSISEALNDLFGQF encoded by the coding sequence ATGAAATATGATATTGTAATTATTGGTTTTGGAAAAGCTGGCAAAACGCTAGCGGTTAAAGCTGCCGCACTTGGCAAAAAAGTGGCTCTTGTAGAGAGATCACCAAAGATGTATGGAGGCACTTGCATAAATGTTGGCTGCATACCAACCAAACGTCTAATAACAGCCGCTAAAGAGGCAAAATTTGTAAATAATAGTGTCGAAAGCGAATATTACACGCTTAGTGTGGAAAATAAGAATAAACTAATCTCGGCTCTTAATGCTAAAAACTATGCGATGTTAAATGATAAAGAAAATATCGATGTGATCGATGGTGTTGGCTCATTTGCTAGTAAAAATAGCATACTTGTAACAACGCCAAGTGGTGAGAAAAAGCTAATAGAGGGCGATTTTATTATCATAAATAGTGGCTCAAAAGATACAGATGCTCCTTTTGAGGTTGTAAACTCAAATGTATTTTCAAGCCAAACTTTGCTTGATCTAAAAAATTTACCAAAGCATTTTGTCATTATCGGTAGTGGTTTTATCGGCATAGAGTTTGCATCGATGTTTGCAAATTTTGGCTCAAAAGTGACTATCATAGGACGTTCAAAACTACTTAAAAACGAAGATGATGATATAGCTAATAGCGTAAAAGAAGCTCTTAGAGTCCAAGGCGTTGAAATTTTAGAGGGTTGCGAGATAGAGTGCATTAAAGAAAATGTATTAAATTTCAAGCAAAATGGCGAGCAAAGATGCCTTAGAGCTGATGCATTTTTGATCGCACTTGGCAGAGTAGCAAATGTAGATGATTTAAATTTAAAAGCTGCTGGAGTTGAGCTAAATGAAAAAGGCTTTATAAAGACAAATGAAAATCTTCAAACAAATATGCCAAACATCTATGCGGTAGGCGACGTACGCGGCGGAGAGCTTTTTACTTATACGAGCTTAGATGATTTTAGGATAGTTTATTCACAAATTTTTGGTGATAAAAAGAGAAATACCAAAAATAGAAGTATTCATGCAAATGTACTATTTACCGACACTCCGCTAGCAAGAGTTGGAGTAAATGCAAAAGAGGCTAGCAAGCTTGGGCTAAATTTTAAAGAGCTAAAGCTTAGTATGGCAACAGTACCAGGCGCAAAAGTACTAAATCATGATGTAGGCATGCTAAAAGCTATCGTTGATGCACAAAGCGGCGAAATTTTAGGAGTTAGCTTTCACTGCATCTATGCAAATGAGCTGATAAATGAAATCGCAATTGCAATGAATTTAAAAGCAAATGCAAATTTCTTTAAAAATCAAATTTTCACTCATCCAAGTATCAGTGAAGCACTAAATGACTTATTTGGACAATTTTAA
- a CDS encoding tetratricopeptide repeat protein, whose product MKKFIIFVFSVLLFWGCSLDQISQNFGLSEPPLDPEVEQIADAIYLYNEGNYPKACKRFYDYAKDGNVLAMQQTGVCFRDGKGFSKDILRALFWFETAGRYGNIDGLRSAGYIYEYGLGVNKNLEKAIYFYEKATSLGSSEASYDLGLIYLGKNDYKKARIYLDESCFKGKEEACMKLKEMKF is encoded by the coding sequence ATGAAAAAATTTATCATTTTTGTGTTTAGTGTTTTGCTATTTTGGGGATGTTCGTTAGATCAAATTTCACAAAATTTTGGCCTTAGTGAGCCACCACTTGATCCAGAGGTCGAGCAAATAGCAGACGCCATCTATCTATATAACGAGGGCAACTATCCAAAAGCTTGCAAGAGATTTTATGATTATGCAAAAGATGGAAATGTGCTTGCCATGCAGCAAACTGGCGTTTGTTTTCGTGATGGTAAAGGCTTTAGCAAGGATATCTTAAGGGCACTTTTTTGGTTTGAGACAGCTGGCAGATACGGCAATATAGACGGACTAAGAAGTGCTGGATATATCTACGAATACGGCCTTGGGGTCAATAAAAATTTAGAAAAAGCGATATATTTTTACGAAAAAGCCACAAGCCTTGGCTCAAGTGAGGCCAGCTACGATCTGGGGCTTATCTATCTAGGCAAAAATGACTATAAAAAAGCGAGAATTTATCTTGATGAATCTTGCTTTAAAGGCAAAGAAGAGGCGTGCATGAAGCTAAAAGAGATGAAATTTTAG
- the prfB gene encoding peptide chain release factor 2 translates to MDSYEYNELLKKLQTKVENIGSIVKPEEIKARLKEIEATEQDPDFWQDIAKAGALNKEKTKISNMLAKFNDANQAVSDAKELFELANSENDEETINSLFDDAKNLDEKIVNLEISMLLSGEDDGKNAIVSIHPGAGGTESNDWASMLYRMYLRFCEREGFKVETLDFQEGDEAGLKDVSFIVKGENAYGYFKAENGIHRLVRTSPFDSAGRRHTSFSSVMVSPEVDDDIEIEIEEKDLKIDTYRASGAGGQHVNKTESAIRITHIPTGIVVQCQNDRSQHKNRATAMKMLKSRLYELELMKQQEASNSVEKSEIGWGHQIRSYVLFPYQQVKDNRSGEAYSQTDAILDGDIKKMIEGVLIAQKAEA, encoded by the coding sequence TTGGATAGTTACGAATACAACGAGCTTTTAAAGAAGCTACAAACAAAAGTTGAAAACATAGGCTCTATCGTAAAGCCTGAAGAGATAAAGGCTAGACTAAAAGAGATCGAGGCCACCGAGCAAGATCCTGATTTTTGGCAAGATATCGCTAAAGCAGGGGCGCTAAATAAAGAAAAGACAAAAATTTCAAACATGCTTGCAAAATTTAACGATGCTAATCAGGCAGTAAGTGATGCAAAGGAACTTTTTGAGCTAGCAAATTCTGAAAATGACGAAGAGACTATAAATTCTCTCTTTGATGACGCTAAAAATTTAGATGAAAAGATAGTAAATCTTGAAATTTCTATGCTTTTAAGCGGCGAAGATGACGGCAAAAATGCGATCGTATCGATCCACCCTGGAGCTGGTGGCACTGAGAGTAACGACTGGGCGAGCATGCTTTATAGGATGTATCTTAGATTTTGCGAGCGTGAGGGCTTTAAGGTTGAGACTCTTGACTTTCAAGAGGGTGATGAGGCTGGGCTAAAGGATGTTAGCTTTATTGTAAAAGGTGAAAATGCTTATGGCTACTTCAAAGCAGAAAATGGCATCCACAGGCTCGTTCGCACAAGTCCATTTGATAGTGCAGGGCGCCGTCATACAAGCTTTTCTAGCGTCATGGTAAGCCCTGAAGTAGATGATGATATAGAGATCGAGATCGAAGAAAAAGATCTAAAAATAGATACTTATAGAGCAAGTGGTGCTGGTGGTCAGCATGTAAATAAGACAGAATCAGCCATCCGTATCACGCATATACCAACTGGCATCGTCGTGCAGTGCCAAAATGACCGCAGTCAGCACAAAAATAGAGCTACAGCGATGAAAATGCTAAAGTCTCGCCTTTACGAGCTTGAGCTAATGAAACAACAAGAAGCGAGCAACAGCGTCGAAAAGAGCGAGATCGGCTGGGGTCATCAGATAAGATCATACGTACTTTTCCCGTATCAGCAAGTAAAAGACAACCGCAGTGGCGAGGCATATTCACAAACCGATGCGATACTTGATGGGGATATCAAAAAGATGATAGAGGGCGTCTTGATCGCTCAAAAGGCTGAGGCGTAA